The genome window TGTTGATTCTCGGTTTGGTGTTGATGGTAAAACTAACAGCTTCGTGGTCGCTTAACCCGGCTACAGCCTTACAGGAATCAACAAAGTTGGGATGCGATGTGAGTACCAGGTCCAGAATGTTTTTAGTGGCTCCTGATATCCGCGTAGGCTCTGTAACCTTTTGATCCAAGAAAAATTCATGGCAGATATTGAGAAGGAGGCCACATTTTGATGGTTCAATTGCGTACTTTTTCACTTCCCTTTCTGACCAATCAATATCTGCGAGATTAAAATCTCCTGCCAGGATGACAATGGCATTTTTGAATTTGGATTGGATTTCAGACAGCGTAATGGAGAGTTGGTCAAGATTGGCTGATGGCGAGCGTGGAGGTCGGTAGAAGGAACCAATGATAAGTGGCTGGTGACCTTGAATGTGGATTTCAGCCCCCAAAATTTCGGCATCACTAGAGATATTACATTCTGATGCAATAAGATCGTCATTTATCATAATAAAAACTCCGCCTTTGCGAGCATGGGTTCTATCTCTTCTAAGAGTAGTAAAGTCAGGAGGTGTGATCTCCGCGGTGAATATAGAACTATTTAAATGCGACTCTGTACCAAAGATAACATCTGGTCTATGCATGTCTATGAGTGATTCAAGCTGTGGCATCTTTTCATAAAGGCCATCGCAGTTTATCACCAGGGCTTTCAACTTCCGATGTTTAATTACACCTTTTCCTTTCTTCTGTTTAGAATTCAGGGTTGGAGAGGAGGTTGCAAGGGGTGAGCCTATTTCCTCAGGTTGCGACAGCTCAGCTGAATCGTCAAGGCTGCTGAAGGAGTTGGCTAATGGTACTCCCGATAAAGAGTGGAATACAGATGGGCTGAGATTCGGAAGTCCGCATTTGCAACATATCCAAGAAATACTTGAATGTGCGTGTATTTCGTACATTTCAACTGGCATACTCATACAGTCTATGTGGTACCAGCCGTCGCACTGGTCACATTGCAGGCAGTTCTGGCCCCACTTGGCTGGTTTTTGACAGACTAGACAAGGGTACTTAATAGGGCGTGGTCCATGAATGATCTGTGTCTCCAGCAAGGAGCAATAGGACTAGGAGGTAATCGGCTTTTTCAGTGATGTTAAATTGCTGTTTAAGTTTCATAGGTTTGTAGCTAAGAGCACTAGTAGCGTAAAGATCTTTGTTGCACATTGACACAGCTTTTGTTACAGACACTGTTTGAGCACAATAGTTCATCCCAAAGCACTTGATCCAATAAGTGATAAAGTTTGGGCAAGAAACATCCTGG of Amphiura filiformis chromosome 14, Afil_fr2py, whole genome shotgun sequence contains these proteins:
- the LOC140169234 gene encoding uncharacterized protein, producing MPVEMYEIHAHSSISWICCKCGLPNLSPSVFHSLSGVPLANSFSSLDDSAELSQPEEIGSPLATSSPTLNSKQKKGKGVIKHRKLKALVINCDGLYEKMPQLESLIDMHRPDVIFGTESHLNSSIFTAEITPPDFTTLRRDRTHARKGGVFIMINDDLIASECNISSDAEILGAEIHIQGHQPLIIGSFYRPPRSPSANLDQLSITLSEIQSKFKNAIVILAGDFNLADIDWSEREVKKYAIEPSKCGLLLNICHEFFLDQKVTEPTRISGATKNILDLVLTSHPNFVDSCKAVAGLSDHEAVSFTINTKPRINKKVQRKVFLFGKADMTSIQSEMTDFQHYFLDSDPSSRSVQENWDMFTDELKSVMDNHIPSKTSCSDHKSPWITHEVQRMCKKKQILYNKAKKSQRAQDWKEYKELQKATQKKQRQNYWTYQNSMFDGDKSNKSFWRFIKSKKQDSTNITSLKSGSKVIFDSKGKANIFNEQFCSVFTTENTSDIPKLDEPPYTQM